A stretch of DNA from Verrucomicrobiales bacterium:
AGGCACGCGCGAGCTGGGCTACAAAGTTAAATTCGGCTATTTCGCCCAGCATCGGGTGGAGATGCTCCAGGCGGACCGCTCCGTGATGGAGGAGGCGCTCGACACCCCTCAGCGCGTGACCGAGGAGTTTATCCGCACTGTGCTCGGTTGTTTTCTGTTCCGCGGCGACGACGTTTTCAAGCCGGTGAAGGTCCTCAGCGGCGGAGAGAAGAGTCGCCTGGCGCTGGTCAAGTTGCTATTGGATCCGCCCAACCTGCTCCTGATGGACGAGCCGACCACGCACTTGGACATGGCGAGCATCGAGGCGTTGATCTACGCGCTTGATCAATTCGAAGGCACGCTGATCTTCATCAGCCATGATGTGTTCTTCATTCGGGCTCTGGCCAACCACGTCATCCATGTTCAAGACGGGGTGCTGACCCCATACTCTGGGGACTACGATTACTACCTCGAGAAGAAGGCCGAGAAGCAGGCTCGGGAGCAGACTCGCCAAGCGGCGGTGAATCCGACCGGGGCAGGCGGAGGCACGAAGTCCGCCCCGAAATCGAAGGAGGACCGACGCCGTCAAGCGGAGGAACGGCAAGCGCGCTCCCAGGAACGGCGTGAACTCCAGGCCCAGGTGAAGAACCTGGAAACGATGATTCACGAACTGGAAAGCAAGCAGGCTTTGTTGACGCAGGAGCTGGAGCAGCCGGAGACTCACCAAAAGAGCGGGCGCGGATTCGAGATCAGCCAGGAGTTGAGCACGATCAGCGACCGCCTCGGGGCGCTTAACGTTCAATGGGAGAGGGCCGCGACTCAGCTTTCCGGACTGGATTGATCCGCGCCACCGCGCCAGAGCAAGACCGCCCCTGCCGCCGCCCAGAGCAGGTTGACCGACAGGGTCAGCAGGCTGGCGCTGAAGGCCGTTGCACTGGTGATGCCAAAAGTGGTCCAGAGCAAGATGGCGGCACCCTCGCGGGCGCCGGCCCCTGAAATGGTGATCGGAACCGACGCCATCAGCCCAATCACCGGGAACGTCCACAGCAGTTCCACCCAAGGAATAGGAGCGATCGCAACCGCTCGAAGGCAGCAACCGAGGATCACCGAGACCATAACTTGGATGAGAAATCCAACCAGCACCGCCGCGAGAGCCACACCGGAGCGGGAGCGCAAGGCGCGAGCCGCCTTCGACATCTCCAACCAGAACCGCCGCAACGCAGGCAGCCAGTGGGCGCGAAACACCACTGCCAGGACAGCCATAATCACCAGTACGATCCCCAGTCCCAAGGCGATTTTCCCAACCGGAACCCATTCCACTCCCTGCCAGTGAATCCGGGGAGCCGCCCACAGACCATAGCCCAAGGTGGCCAATGCGTAGAGGATGGTGCTGAGCGCTCCGGTGGAGCGATCCAGCACCGAAGCGGCCAGCAGCCGTGGCACCGGAAAGCCGAACCATCGAGAATAAAGGGTTGCCTTGGCGAGGTCACTGACAGCAGCACCAAAGAATAAAGCGGAGAAGCAATGCCCGATCAGAGTCAGCCGCCAAGAAGTCCGAAAATTAATCGCAGTGCCGGTGACCTTCAGCATCTGATGCCAGCGCCAGCTGCTGAGGCTTACGGAGATGAGAAAGGCACCCAGCGCCCCTAAAAACCACAGCGGCCGCATCTGCTTGAGCTGCTGAAGCAAGTCGATCCGATCGAGGCGGCGGGCGATCAAAACCAGGGCGACCCCGGAAACGACCAGGGCAAGAGCGCGCATCGGAGAAAGAAATCTCCGGAGAACGCTGGGTTCCGAAACAGCTTCACTCATGCGGGCGCACCGTAGGCGAGCCCACTTCTGGGTTCAACCGCCGTTTGCTCAGAGCCCCAAGGCTCACAGTCCAAAAGCCTTCTGCATCTGCTCGCGAACTTCTTTCAGTCGCTTGACCCCGCCCCCGCCCACTTCCGCCGTGGCCCAGCCCGCAAAGCCGATGTCTGTGAGCGCCTTTCGGACCTGATCCCAGGGAAGGTCATCCTCAGGACTGGTGATATCCACGAACTTGTTTTTCGCCCGGCTGAAACCCTTGACGTCCAGTTTGACACAACGCGTCCCGAACGCCCGGATCCAGTCGCCCGGCTGACCATACTTCCAATGATTTCCGATATCGTAATACATGCCCACCCAAGGGCTTTGGAAACTGTCAACGAACCGGATAAAACGGTCGGGGGACTGTTCCGGACCCTTATCATGGTCATACATCATCCCGTTCCAAACGTTTTCAAAAAGAATGCGCTGCCCCAACGAGGCGGCCAAAGGAATCAAGGAGCGAATTTCTTGACGGCAGCGCTCCTCGATCTCGGCCGCCGGACCGTCCTCGGCCTTGCCGATGACAATAAGAATGCCGCTGCCTCCCGCCGCTTGAGAGACTCGGAGGCAATGCTCGACATTCTTGCGGCTCTCGGCGCGCTCCTCATCTTTGGGGCTGGTGAGCCGCTTGCTCCAATGCGTGTGGTTGATCGCGTTGTGCACGAACACACCTGACTTCTCCACCGCCTCGCGGGCCTGCTCACGCGTGTAGGCACCGGCCTCGTCAAAGTCCACGCCGTCGAATCCAGCTTCACCCGCGAGAGAGAGCCGCTCCGGAAGCGACAACTTCTTGCCACCCACCTCTCGAGCGATCATTCCCAGTTTACACGAGAGCAGCAGCCGCTTGCCCTCGGGAGGAAGGACGCTGCGAGTCAAGGCAGCATCCGCGGCCAAGACCGGAGCAGCAGAGGAGATAGCGGCCACGGCTCCCACTCCGCCGGTGAGGCCGGCACGCCCAAGAAAGGAGCGGCGGTCGATGCGATTGATGTGATGACTCATAGGTTTTAAGCGTTCAAGAACACGTCCAATAAAGCGGGCCAGTGGCCCATTATCAAGCACTCCCGCTTCGAACGCCGCTCGATTTCCTTCTATCCCCCAAGAACTCCAACGGCTAGGCTTTTCCCAATCGAAGGGCGGACGCTCCGCCAAACCATTGTTATCCATGATTCAAGGCATTGTTTTTGATTGTGACGGCACGCTGGCGGACACCATGCCCCTGCACTGGGAGGCCTGGCAAACCGTCACGCGGCGCCACGGCATTCTGTTCACGGAGGAGCGCTTCTACGCACTGGGAGGAGTTCCATCCCACCATATCCTGCAAACACTCGCTCAGGAGCAGAAACTGGCCATCAATCCCCAGGCGGTAGCCAAGGAAAAGGAAGACACTTACCTTCAGACGCTCGGGCATGTCCGCCCCATCGAGGCGGTCGTCGAGGTGGCCCGAACCCATCACGGCAAGCTGCCGATGGCCGTGGCTTCTGGCGGGACCCGGGAGATCATCAATTTGGTGCTACGCCATCTCAAGATCCATCACCTCTTCCAAGCGGTGGTCACCAGCGAAGACGTCCTACGTCAGAAGCCCGCGCCTGACATTTTTCTGGAGGCGGCCCGACGCATCGGCATCGCGCCCGACCGCTGCCGGGGCTATGAAGACACCGACTTGGGGATGAGCGCCATTCGCGCCGCCGGCATGGAAGCAATCGATGTTCGTGATCTGATCCGCTAGCAGTAAACACCAACATTAACCACGGATCGCCCAGATGGCGCGGATGGGAAGAGAAGTTTGAGAGTTCTGATCCGATCCGTGGAATCAGCGAAATCCGTGGTTAGTCCATCCCCGGTTTTCGATGAGCTGCAAGAGATCCGGGGTTCGTCGGCTCCGGATTCCCCCGTCGGATGAGGAACAAACCCAGGGCCGTGACCGCAGCCGCGCCCAAGCAAAGACTCCAGGGCATGTAAGTCATCTCGTGGAAACCCCAACGTCGCGCCAGCTCCGGCTGATGAAGCAAGGTCACCAAGAGACTGTTATTGATGGCGTGGATGAGAATTCCGGTCCACATCGACCGGGATCGGCAGGTCGAGTAACCGATGATGAGCCCCAGAACAAACGTGGGCAGCAATCGATAGATGGAGGAGTGAGCAACGGCGAACAGGAGCGATGAGATCACCAAGGCAGGCCACAGCCCGGCACGACGGAAACCCGCGAGAATCAGTCCGCGAAAAAACAGCTCCTCGCAGACGGCGGGAGTGACGCCAAGCAATAGCCACACGGTCCACAGCGGCAGGTTCTGTCCCTCAAAGAGAAGAACATTCTCGAGCGCCTTGGTGAAGCTCTCCGGCGGCGGGAAGACCCGAGTCACAATCCCAGCGGTGACACCCCAGGCAGAGAATCCGATCAACACCGCACCCACCCAAGATAAAGCGGAAGGCGCACGGAGCTGGTAGGTCTCGCGCAGGGAAAAACCCCAGCGCCAGCCAATGAGGACGTTCGGCAGGAGAAAGAATCCCAGCTGCGTTACCAAAATCATGGTCACGGTCCCAGCCCCCTGCAGCAGCTGACTGGCATAGAACACCACCACAAAGACAACCGCAAAGCTGGTCACGGCGAACGTGGGAGTGGGCACCAGCCGACGCACAGGATCCCATTTCAACAAACTCCGCCAGGAATCCCGCCCCCCTAGCAGGATTTGCTCCTGTTGAAAAACCCTGGCCGCGAAGGAGAGCGCCAGCCAGGCGTAGAGAATCGATGAGAGGAGCGTGAAGAACACCAACTGAGGTTTCGCCTCCGACAGGAACACACTCTTGATCAGGAGGGCAATGTTGACCAGTGGCACAAAGGAGGTCCAGGCGTCCAACTCCACACTGGGTAAGGTCGTGGCCCCCACCGGCAAGGTGAGCAGGAGCATCATTGGTGTCAGCAAATTCTGGCCATCCTTGAAATCACGAGCAAACACCGCGATCGCAAGAAACACGGCGGTAAGCATGAAAGTCGCCGGGAGCAACACAAGAAACGCCAGCAGGTAGCTGTTGAGCGGAGTGGGCAGACTGCCCAAGGAATTCAGGAGCCGTGCGAAGGTCGCAGCCATGCTCGTCAGGTTCGCCAATGTCGTCAGCAGGACGATCACCCAGGCGGCCAGGAACTTTCCGGCGATGATCTCGATGCTGGAGAGTGGAGCGCACAGGAGGGTTTGCAGCGTGTTTCGTTCCTTCTCCCCCGCGGTCAGGTCAATGGCGGCGTACAAGCCCCCCGACGCCGAGAGCAGAATCAGGAGAAAGGGCAGCATGGACCCGAGAAATTGGCCGACCTGCCTTTCCTTCGAAGCCACATTCACCGCCCTCACCGACAAGGCGTGCGAAAACCCGTCTGGCAACTGTCGGCTCCGTTCCCGCTGATAGACCTGGTTGGTTCGAAAGGTTTCCAAGGTCTCGATCAAGCGGTCGTGCGCCTTGAGCGACCCGTCCCGTGCCGAATCAAACATCACGAAGGAACGTGCCAAGCCCGCCCCGCCCAAGCTGGCTTCGAAGCCGGGCCACAGCACCAACACCGCATCCACCTTCCGCGCCAGGAGCAAAGCCCTCGCCTCCGCGACCAGCGGGTGCGCTGGAACAGCGGCACTAGCCCCGTTGGTCGATGGACCGGCACCCTTGGCGGCCTCGGGGGCTAGAGGAGTCGGCAGGGACAGCTGGCCAGATTCCAACGCCTGCTTAACGGTGTCCGACAGTCCGAACCCGGCCAGAAGTTCGAACCGATTCGTCTGCTGCAAGTTCGGCTCAAGGGATGCTGGAATCGTGCCCCAAACGGCTGTCCTGGAACGGGCTGCCTCCTGCGCCTCATTCTGCGTCTCCTTCAGCTTGGTCAGCGCAATCGCAATCAATGGATACAATAGCACTGGCAGCCCAACCGCCATCAGCAGGGTGCGACGATCCCGGAGCGTCTCGGTCAACTCTTTCGCAAACAGCGTATAGATCAGGTGCCAGCGCATCATGCGGGGTCATTGCGACCTTTAGACTCACTTCGTTTGGCCAACTGCAGGAAGGCGTCGGTGAGGTTCGAACAACCGGACCGTTCGAGAATTCCCGCCAAGGTGCCATGCTCGACGATTTCGCCCCCGTGGACCAAGTAAATGCGGTCACAGAGATACTCCACCTCACTCATAATATGGGTCGAAAAGAGGATCGCCTTTTGGGCGGCGCGTTCGCGCCGGATGGCTTCCACGATAAACTGGCCGCTCCAAACATCTAGCGTCGCCGTCGGCTCGTCCAAGATGAGCAGTTCAGGCCGGTGTAGAAACGCTCGAGCGATGTTCGCCCGCTGCTTCTGTCCGGAACTCAGAGCGCCACAAGGCCGATTCGCAAAGGATCCCATGTCCAACTCCTGGATGAGACGATCCACCGTCTCCGACAGAACCGCCGTGGGGACCTCATACAGGCGTCCGAAAAACAGCAGCATCTCGCGCGGCGACAACCGACGATAGAGCTGTGTATCTCCTGACAAAAACCCAATGCGCTTTTTGGCAAGCAAAGGCTGGGCATGAAGATCTGTCCCGAGCACGGTCACAGTTCCGGAGGTAGGGCTTAAGATCCCGGCGAGCATCCGCAGGGTGGTGGTCTTGCCCGCTCCGTTGGGTCCCAACAGCCCAACCACCTCCCCAGGATGGACCTGAAGGCTCACCTGGTTTACCGCTGTGAAATCCCCGAACTGTTTAACCAGGCCGTTCGCGACGAGCGTGGCCGGAGACGCTGCTGAAGAGGATGCCACGTCCTGTGAGCTCCCCATGGCGCTCAACCCCGCGCCTGCGAGAAGTGGGTTTCAGGATCCAAAAGAACGGCGCGATGATGCGCCTCAGTCCAATCCTCAGTCAGAAAGCGGTAGATCCAGCCGCCCTCTTTCCGAAGTCGGTTATACGCTTCCTTCAAGTCCAGCAGCATGGTGATACGTCGGCACGGGCAGTTCAGCTCGCCCGTATCGTGGGTCGCCACGGTCTGAAAACCCATCACCCGCCGATGAAAGTCATAGGGGCTGTTGGCCTCGCCTTCAAACACATCGGTGATGTAGTGGGTATAGTCGCGCTCGATTGTCTCCCTGACGGCAGCCCGCATCAGCGCACCCACAATCACGATGAACTTGCGATAATCGGGCAGCACGGCGAATCGGCCGATCTCGGCGATTCGGTTTTCCTTAAGGAAGGTCTCCAGATCCAGGTTCGCCTGGGTCATCTTAAAGCCATAGTTCCGATAGAGCTCGATCGGAAGGTTGTAGAGCACGCGCAGCACCGCGACCGGAGTCTGATCGACCCGCACGACAAACCAAGACATCCCATCGTTGCCCAGGTCGGCCTGCGAAACGAGCTTCTCGTCCGCCTGCACCCAGTTCTTCTCGTCTCGATAGATAGCCCGCATGACCGTCAGCGCCTGCTGGCGCCCGGCTTCATCTTCCACGCGGATCACACTCACTCGATCTTTAAGCGACATATCTGGTCCTCTGGTTGTCCGGGGTCCACTGCTTGCCGGAAAGGCTAGAGATTGCCTGCATGATTTGCCCATGCCAATCACGAATCTCATGAACTTCAGGTTCGCCTCCCCCTCGCACCTCGGGCGGGAAAAGGGGCTGCCCGAACTCAATCACCATGGGTTCCAAGTCCCCCACGCGGCTGCCCGGACGACCTTGGGGAAACCGAATGCCCACCGGCACCACCGGCACCCGGCAAGCGAGCGACAGCTGAGCGACGCCGCTTTGTCCGCGAAGCAAACGGCTTCGATCCCGGTTCATCGTGCCTTCAGGATAGAGCCCGATCGGCCGTTTCTGCGCCAGAAACCGACGCGCTTGATCGAAAGCGGACAGCGGATTCTCATAGCGTTTCCTCACGAGGTTCATCCACTTAAACTTCGCGTTCTTGCGGGTCACAATGATGGGTTCGTTGAGCAGGACGATGCGGCCAATCAGGGGGTAGAGCAGGACCAGCCAGTCAGTCAGAAAATGAACCATCTTCCCACGCCGATTCAATGCCAGCAGCGAAGGCAGCAACAGGGCCTCCAGCCGCTGGGAGTGATTGGGAGCCAAGATGAACGGATCGCAAGCCTCCTGAATGTGCTGCAAACCCTTAACCTCCAGGACTCGGGATCGAAACACACCCAACAAAAGCCGAATCCAGAAGCGCGTGAAAAATTTATTCGCTAAGTGATCCAACGGAGCCCGCCAGATCAGCCCCCACGTCAGTGCTGCCGGAATTTCGTCAGCCGCCTTAGGCTGAGACAACCCTACCGGAGACTGTGACTCGACTTTCTGCATGAGCTACTTTTACCTACCGTCATTGACGACACCAAGTCTGGCCAGGTCCAAGCCCAGAGGACCCTGATCCAGATGCTTGAGCGCTGGCCGGATCGGTAGATTAGCATTACACCCGGCCCAGGACTGCTTTCACAAGGGGAAAATCTCGTGACATCTCGCCACCACGCCGGTCTATAGTCTTAACCATGCGGTTTGGGGCTCAGCACAACTCCCCGGAACGACCCATGACAGACCACGGCCGGGAGTGCCCTGGTACTGCCGAAGGCTCCCTCGTCCTGTCCACCCGCAAAGCTCCTGCTGGATTTACAATTCCTGAACTGTGCATCACTTTGCTAGCGATAGGGTTACTCGCGCTGGTCGCCGTGGCTCGACTGCGCGACATGCGGCAAACGAACCGCCGAAACCCGCTGCAATGTCAGGAAAACCTTCGGTTCATCGCGATCGCCTTGCAGGACTTTGCCACCGACCACGAGGATCGTTTCCCCTGGGAAGTTCCACACGCTCAAGGGGGCAGTGAAGAGGCGATTCCGAGCGGACAGGCTTCCCCCCACTTCCGAAGCC
This window harbors:
- a CDS encoding CPBP family intramembrane metalloprotease; the encoded protein is MMRWHLIYTLFAKELTETLRDRRTLLMAVGLPVLLYPLIAIALTKLKETQNEAQEAARSRTAVWGTIPASLEPNLQQTNRFELLAGFGLSDTVKQALESGQLSLPTPLAPEAAKGAGPSTNGASAAVPAHPLVAEARALLLARKVDAVLVLWPGFEASLGGAGLARSFVMFDSARDGSLKAHDRLIETLETFRTNQVYQRERSRQLPDGFSHALSVRAVNVASKERQVGQFLGSMLPFLLILLSASGGLYAAIDLTAGEKERNTLQTLLCAPLSSIEIIAGKFLAAWVIVLLTTLANLTSMAATFARLLNSLGSLPTPLNSYLLAFLVLLPATFMLTAVFLAIAVFARDFKDGQNLLTPMMLLLTLPVGATTLPSVELDAWTSFVPLVNIALLIKSVFLSEAKPQLVFFTLLSSILYAWLALSFAARVFQQEQILLGGRDSWRSLLKWDPVRRLVPTPTFAVTSFAVVFVVVFYASQLLQGAGTVTMILVTQLGFFLLPNVLIGWRWGFSLRETYQLRAPSALSWVGAVLIGFSAWGVTAGIVTRVFPPPESFTKALENVLLFEGQNLPLWTVWLLLGVTPAVCEELFFRGLILAGFRRAGLWPALVISSLLFAVAHSSIYRLLPTFVLGLIIGYSTCRSRSMWTGILIHAINNSLLVTLLHQPELARRWGFHEMTYMPWSLCLGAAAVTALGLFLIRRGNPEPTNPGSLAAHRKPGMD
- a CDS encoding ABC transporter ATP-binding protein: MASSSAASPATLVANGLVKQFGDFTAVNQVSLQVHPGEVVGLLGPNGAGKTTTLRMLAGILSPTSGTVTVLGTDLHAQPLLAKKRIGFLSGDTQLYRRLSPREMLLFFGRLYEVPTAVLSETVDRLIQELDMGSFANRPCGALSSGQKQRANIARAFLHRPELLILDEPTATLDVWSGQFIVEAIRRERAAQKAILFSTHIMSEVEYLCDRIYLVHGGEIVEHGTLAGILERSGCSNLTDAFLQLAKRSESKGRNDPA
- a CDS encoding 1-acyl-sn-glycerol-3-phosphate acyltransferase, with product MQKVESQSPVGLSQPKAADEIPAALTWGLIWRAPLDHLANKFFTRFWIRLLLGVFRSRVLEVKGLQHIQEACDPFILAPNHSQRLEALLLPSLLALNRRGKMVHFLTDWLVLLYPLIGRIVLLNEPIIVTRKNAKFKWMNLVRKRYENPLSAFDQARRFLAQKRPIGLYPEGTMNRDRSRLLRGQSGVAQLSLACRVPVVPVGIRFPQGRPGSRVGDLEPMVIEFGQPLFPPEVRGGGEPEVHEIRDWHGQIMQAISSLSGKQWTPDNQRTRYVA
- a CDS encoding HAD-IA family hydrolase, whose product is MIQGIVFDCDGTLADTMPLHWEAWQTVTRRHGILFTEERFYALGGVPSHHILQTLAQEQKLAINPQAVAKEKEDTYLQTLGHVRPIEAVVEVARTHHGKLPMAVASGGTREIINLVLRHLKIHHLFQAVVTSEDVLRQKPAPDIFLEAARRIGIAPDRCRGYEDTDLGMSAIRAAGMEAIDVRDLIR
- a CDS encoding sugar phosphate isomerase/epimerase, with amino-acid sequence MSHHINRIDRRSFLGRAGLTGGVGAVAAISSAAPVLAADAALTRSVLPPEGKRLLLSCKLGMIAREVGGKKLSLPERLSLAGEAGFDGVDFDEAGAYTREQAREAVEKSGVFVHNAINHTHWSKRLTSPKDEERAESRKNVEHCLRVSQAAGGSGILIVIGKAEDGPAAEIEERCRQEIRSLIPLAASLGQRILFENVWNGMMYDHDKGPEQSPDRFIRFVDSFQSPWVGMYYDIGNHWKYGQPGDWIRAFGTRCVKLDVKGFSRAKNKFVDITSPEDDLPWDQVRKALTDIGFAGWATAEVGGGGVKRLKEVREQMQKAFGL
- a CDS encoding GNAT family N-acetyltransferase, which translates into the protein MSLKDRVSVIRVEDEAGRQQALTVMRAIYRDEKNWVQADEKLVSQADLGNDGMSWFVVRVDQTPVAVLRVLYNLPIELYRNYGFKMTQANLDLETFLKENRIAEIGRFAVLPDYRKFIVIVGALMRAAVRETIERDYTHYITDVFEGEANSPYDFHRRVMGFQTVATHDTGELNCPCRRITMLLDLKEAYNRLRKEGGWIYRFLTEDWTEAHHRAVLLDPETHFSQARG
- a CDS encoding flippase-like domain-containing protein; its protein translation is MRALALVVSGVALVLIARRLDRIDLLQQLKQMRPLWFLGALGAFLISVSLSSWRWHQMLKVTGTAINFRTSWRLTLIGHCFSALFFGAAVSDLAKATLYSRWFGFPVPRLLAASVLDRSTGALSTILYALATLGYGLWAAPRIHWQGVEWVPVGKIALGLGIVLVIMAVLAVVFRAHWLPALRRFWLEMSKAARALRSRSGVALAAVLVGFLIQVMVSVILGCCLRAVAIAPIPWVELLWTFPVIGLMASVPITISGAGAREGAAILLWTTFGITSATAFSASLLTLSVNLLWAAAGAVLLWRGGADQSSPES